One Ranitomeya imitator isolate aRanImi1 chromosome 1, aRanImi1.pri, whole genome shotgun sequence DNA window includes the following coding sequences:
- the LOC138657307 gene encoding uncharacterized protein: MDRSMESIYLTFQLELALAIAYAFACQEQRKRDKQRRRSRRRFWLHPIVEVRESRGVYHCLFGELNENQDKYFEYTRMSKDSFRYLLRLVEGAISRQDTQLRKSISPEERLLVTLRFLATGETLRSLHFQFRIGVSTLSGIIADTCRALWDNLREEFLPIPTRELWHANAQKFEKVCDFPNCIGAVDGKHIRITKPSRSGSLFYNYKKYFSTVLMAIAGADCRFLAVDIGAFGRANDSRTFKESDMGRRLYENNFNFPHPRPLPNTEGPALPFVVVGDEAFQMCGNLLKPYSSRGLDRTKSIFNYRLSRARRTVECAFGILVSKWRILGSAINLKIETVDEVVKACVVLHNFIIDKERVNVELDEPIPNPLPDYQAHPLRTTLEIAHMRDQFAAYFVSDVGRVSWQDQMV, from the exons atggatcgttccatggagagtatctacctcacttttcagctggaattagcccttgctatagcttatgcttttgcctgtcaagaacagaggaaaagagacaaacaacggagaaggagtcgtcggcgtttttggctacaccctatagtggaagtccgagagagtcgtggagtgtaccattgtctttttggcgaattaaatgagaaccaggacaaatattttgagtacaccaggatgtcaaaagacagcttccgatatctgctgcgtctggtggaaggagccatttccaggcaggacacgcagctccgtaaatcgatttcccctgaggaacgtctgctggtgactctacg tttcctggctaccggagagacattgagatcactgcatttccagtttcggattggagtctcaacactgtcgggtattattgcagacacatgccgcgcattgtgggacaacctcagggaggaatttttacccatccctacaagagaattatggcatgccaacgcccaaaaatttgaaaaagtttgtgatttccctaactgtatcggagccgtggatggcaagcacattaggattaccaagccttcaagaagtggatctcttttttataattataaaaaatacttttccaccgtgctgatggcaattgcaggtgcggactgcaggtttctcgctgtggacattggagcgtttggtcgtgcaaatgattcacggacatttaaggagtctgacatgggccgaagattatacgagaacaattttaatttcccccatccacgacctcttcctaacaccgaaggcccggccctgccatttgttgtggttggggatgaggcttttcaaatgtgtggcaacctacttaaaccgtactctagtcgggggctggaccgcacaaaaagtatttttaattatagactgtccagggcccgaagaactgtggagtgcgcctttggcattctggtgtccaaatggcgtatcttaggatccgcaataaatttgaaaattgagacagtggatgaggtggtgaaggcgtgtgtggttctacacaattttattattgataaagagagagtcaacgtggaactcgatgaacccataccaaatccattgcctgattatcaagctcatcctctgcggacaactttggagattgctcatatgagggaccaatttgctgcatattttgtttccgatgttggccgtgtttcttggcaagatcaaatggtgtaa